The sequence ACGAAAACAGGTATCTAAACCCAAGGAAGTTCAGCTTTTTCATGGGGAACCATATATCTTACAATTTCTGATTCCGTTAAAGCGTTTATTCCCCTTTCTCCCATCTAGGGATCAATCCCCACATAATAGGCGTCAAAAATTTAGGATTCTCCTGGGGCTGTACCAACATTATCGGATGCTCAGCAACCTTCTTGCCGCCGTTCATGTGATGCTTTGCGAAACCGTTTATATGGTGTCGCTGTAAATCGTCATCATCCAAGAACTCAGGAAGCCTCGCAATAGCGTTCATGGCCTTTTCAAGCTCTGATATAGTTTTGTTCTGTGCGGTAGCGTAACACATGGATTTTTGGTTGGAAAAACAAGGTACAAAAAACTTTAACTTTTCAATATTGGAATCTTTACATATTTTTGGACTATGTCCAAAGAAGTATTTCGCAATTACGATAAAAAAGCCATTAAATCCCTAATAAGGGAAATGGGCAAGGAGAGGTTCGACTGCGCGATAAAGGATAGCGGCATGGAATCCAGACCATTAACAATGGAAGGTTTTTTTATAGAGTTCCAACCGGATAAAGAAGACTTCATATTGTACTATATGTATCCTTCAAGAGTTGTTTTTAAGATTATTTCCGTACTTGGTTTTTGGGCTGTTCCCGATAGTGGATGGGTAAAGGAAAGAATAGGCGATTAGTTATTTTTAAACAACTTGCCCCTAAAGAGATAAATAACGAATCCAAGAATCATTATAACAACAATTCCCCAAACCGACCATTTAAAATCACTTCCTGAAACTCCCTCCACTTCTTTATTCGATTCTTTCTTTTTTGATTCTTTTTTGGATTCTGATTTGTCGTCAATTTTGATAATAGACTTATCATTTGTCGTTGAAGTGGAATCAATCTCCAACTTCTCATAGGTTACTTTTTTGACGTTCTGAAGTGTATCGCCATTAACAATGAGTGGATTGTTTGGGTCATTCGGCTCAATGGTCATCTTATTGGCAACTTTGGTAAATTTTGCAACAGTTGTAATATCGTTTTGTCTTTTTATTACGATATCCTTTTTAATCTCTTCGCTTTTCTTTTCGCTACTTGAAACCTTCTTTTTGCTTCCGCACGATGTCAACAATAATAAACATGACACCCAAAAAAAGCCCTTAATGTGTACTTTAATAAACATTATCTGTGTTTTAACCGATATTTCTTGTTATCGGGTAATTATCCGATATTACCTAACCTTACCTTTAACTATTCTTAGGTTGTCCAGTTGAAAGCCTCCGTCCTTCTCGGTCTCTATAAAGGCAAATCCGTGGTTCCATTTATTGTGTGGCATATAATCCGGTCTTAATCCGCATAAACAACCTTGACTAAAAGTTGATATGATATTGCCACGTATATCTTTTTCTGTATGCTCTGAAGTTCTATGGTGGTGTCCTATCAAAGTAGAGCTAATAGCTCTTGTAAAAATCGTTCTAGCAGGATTCACCTGACCACCAAAACCTGCAAACACTTCATGCCCATGTAGTATTGCAAGTTTACCAGCGAATACGAACTGTTTCGATTTAATCAATTGGTATCCTTTTTCGCCAAACCTCAGTAATATTGATAATTGGAACTCATCTATCCCTAACAATTCGGGCGCTTTTGATTTAAGGTAGCTTTCCCATCTGTCTTCGTGGTTGCCTATTTTGTAATATTTTTTTGCTTTGGGAAACTGCTCATTTATGTAATCCAAAAAGTCCCTGGTTATATCAAGCTCACCAGCTAAGTCCCTCAATCTCCTGTCCTTTGTGAATCTACTTGCTTGGTAAACATCCATAATATCACCATTTAAATATATGACGTTGGGATTAAGATGTTTTTTGGCATATTCTATTGTCAGCTCGATTGCCTTCGGGTCATGATATGGTAAGTGGACATCCGATAAAGAAAGTATCCTATTATTGCCTGAAGGGATTTCGTATGGAGCCAGTTCCTCGTAATCCGTTTCTGGGATATCGTGCCAGTCCTTTTGTTGTCTTGCCTGTTGAATCTGTTTAGGGGTTCTGGTTAAATGCTTGGTTTCTGAAATCTCAGGAACACCTCTTTCATTCCTGACCCTTCTTACAAGGGTTCTAACGCTCTCAAGCTTTTCAAAATCAAGTGGATGGTTTTTAAGTATCATCCTAGCCAATGTTTTACTTGGCATATCACGATATTCTTCACAGTAATCCTTTACAATCTCCGTGGTGTACTTGCGTTCTTTAACTTCCTTCATTCAATAAAATCCTTAGTAATAGTTCCAGACAACCTCTTGTGGCTTATTAGGGTCATTATCCACATGAATAAACCCCTTTCCAATACCTATTCTTGTAAATCCTACATCTACCAACGCCCTTA is a genomic window of Flagellimonas sp. CMM7 containing:
- a CDS encoding metallophosphoesterase, with product MKEVKERKYTTEIVKDYCEEYRDMPSKTLARMILKNHPLDFEKLESVRTLVRRVRNERGVPEISETKHLTRTPKQIQQARQQKDWHDIPETDYEELAPYEIPSGNNRILSLSDVHLPYHDPKAIELTIEYAKKHLNPNVIYLNGDIMDVYQASRFTKDRRLRDLAGELDITRDFLDYINEQFPKAKKYYKIGNHEDRWESYLKSKAPELLGIDEFQLSILLRFGEKGYQLIKSKQFVFAGKLAILHGHEVFAGFGGQVNPARTIFTRAISSTLIGHHHRTSEHTEKDIRGNIISTFSQGCLCGLRPDYMPHNKWNHGFAFIETEKDGGFQLDNLRIVKGKVR